DNA sequence from the Alteribacter lacisalsi genome:
AGTACATCGTGCCGCGTGAAAGTAAAAACGGTGTTAACCTGCCCGTCCAGGAAAGAGAACAGATTTGTTACAGCCATACGTTCAAAATGATAAAAGGTCTTGCCGATGAGCTTGCACGGCCGTTACCGGCAGGAAAAAACAAGGAAACCCTGTCAGAACAGATCTGCCGCAATTTCAGCATTAACAGGGAACAGATAGAGGGATTAATCCGTTACCGTTTCGATGATCTGCTTGAATTCTCGGCGGGGAAAAAAACTCCCCTAATAAACTCGGTAAACTTTGAAGAGGGCGGGAAACCGGGAGCTGGTGTGATGGATATCGGCAATATGGAGTGGATTGTTCCTCTGTCCCTTTCCCCTTCTGCACTTCTCGAGGTGTTTTTGTGGGGAGAAGCCGAAGATTGCGAAGAAGCTGTAAAGTCCGGAGCGGTTAAGGTGGCATTCTCCCGGGAAAGTGTTAAAAAAGCAAGAAAAGCAGGCAGGAAAACGGAAACCTTTATTCAGAGATTTAAGGAAGAGTTATCTGATATTGAGACCTTCACATTCCACCTGAATCGATTTCTCGATCTCTCAGCTCCGGCTGAACGTGTCGGGGTTTATGAAGCATACCGCTTTATGGACAACGGAGCAAAAACAGCAGCGAAAGCTCTTTTCCAGGAAAAAGACATCTCTTTCTGCGAGGGGATGAACAACGTCATCTTTGTGCCATCTGATTCTGTACCTACGGCGGAAAAACTGCTTAGAAAAGCGGGCATGCTGCCGGCGAAGGAAGAACGTGCAGAAAGCGGAGCCGCGCCGGACTGGCACTTATCCATTGGTGAGACAAAACCGGAAACTGAAGATCTCGGCAGTCTTCCACGACAATGGTTTTCCCTGACGCCTTATGAACCGCAAATGATGCTTCGGTTTGTAAGGCAGGCCTGCCTCCTCAAAGTACCTCTTGTCTTCATGGGGAGAGAAAAAACAGTCACTGTTGCTGAAGTTATGCAGCTTTATGTAAAAGGGGAACCACGGGCGTTTTTTACTTCAGAGAGCGGAGAGAGAGTTTACATCGACGAGATCTCTTCGGCAGCCCTCGTATCCGGGGATTCTGTCCGTAAAATGATCTGTGAGGGAACACTATGAGAATTCGATTCGGCTATGTGGCGATGAGCTTAAACCTGAGCAATGCTTCTCCGTCCAGGACGATGACGGCAGCCCAGTTCGAAAAACTGGATAACCGTGAGGCCGGAATAAGGAAACTTGAACGAATCTCTTCCATGAACCTGGAAAGCTGCAGAAGACTCCTGCTTCACAATGCGGCACATGACATTACTTTTTTCCGATTATCCTCAAGGTTGGTGCCCCTGGTGAACCATCCGTTTACCGAAGGGTGGAAATGGGACAGAGCAATCAAGGAGGACCTGAACCAATTGGGGGATGTTATAAAGAAGACCGGTTCCCGAGTGGATTTTCACCCGGATCATTTTACAGTTCTCAATACAGAAGATGACGACTTGTTTAAGCGTTCGCTTCATGTTCTTCTCTATCACTATAAACTCCTAAAAGGTATGAACCAGGAACCTCGCCACCGGGCGGTGATCCACATTGGAGGGAAAAAACACGGTGTGGACAAAGGACTCGAAACCTTTGTTGACCGGTTTCAGGAAATCCCTGTTTCACTTGGGAGTATGCTCATGCTCGAAAATGACGATACGAACTATTCCATCGAGCACGCCCTATATCTCGGTGAAAAGCTTGGAATTCCGGTTGTTTTCGATCTCCATCATCACGATGTGCATGGGGCGACACCGGTGTCAGTATTCTGGGACCGTGTCATAGGGACATGGTCTCACAGTCCTCTGCCGATAAAAATGCATGTATCGAGCCCCCGTGACCACCCAATGGATAAAAGTCACGCAGATTACATTGATGCTGACAGGCTTTATTCGTTTTTAAGGGAAATATGCGGCAGCACCGAACAAATCGATATCATGATCGAAGCGAAGAGAAAGGATGAATCACTCTTCAGGCTGATGGCTGATCTTAAGGATAAACCTGGTGTGAGACAAATTGATCAATCCTCCATTGAACTTGACTGCTGAGTTCATGTTATACTGCAGATGGAGGTGTTTACTATGATCACAACAGCGACAAGTTCGGATGTCCTCCATTCCGCTTATGACCTCGGAGACTTCGTCACAGAATCAGAAATTTACGCTGATTATATACATGCAAAAAACCTAATGGAAAAAGACCGTGAAGCGCAGCGGCTGATCGGCTCGTTTCTGGAACTGAAAGACAAGTACGATGAGGTTCAGCGTTTTGGAAAATATCATCCTGATTATAAGCAGATTACAAAGGATGTACGGGAAGCCAAAAGGCAGGTGGATCTTC
Encoded proteins:
- the uvsE gene encoding UV DNA damage repair endonuclease UvsE, which translates into the protein MRIRFGYVAMSLNLSNASPSRTMTAAQFEKLDNREAGIRKLERISSMNLESCRRLLLHNAAHDITFFRLSSRLVPLVNHPFTEGWKWDRAIKEDLNQLGDVIKKTGSRVDFHPDHFTVLNTEDDDLFKRSLHVLLYHYKLLKGMNQEPRHRAVIHIGGKKHGVDKGLETFVDRFQEIPVSLGSMLMLENDDTNYSIEHALYLGEKLGIPVVFDLHHHDVHGATPVSVFWDRVIGTWSHSPLPIKMHVSSPRDHPMDKSHADYIDADRLYSFLREICGSTEQIDIMIEAKRKDESLFRLMADLKDKPGVRQIDQSSIELDC
- a CDS encoding YlbF family regulator → MITTATSSDVLHSAYDLGDFVTESEIYADYIHAKNLMEKDREAQRLIGSFLELKDKYDEVQRFGKYHPDYKQITKDVREAKRQVDLHTSIAEYKRAEKVLEDLLREVSLIIADTVSKNVKVPTGNPFFDQDGCSGGCGSGGSCGCS